A single genomic interval of Astyanax mexicanus isolate ESR-SI-001 chromosome 4, AstMex3_surface, whole genome shotgun sequence harbors:
- the LOC125801530 gene encoding gastrula zinc finger protein XlCGF49.1-like → MKPSPDMEKHQHSVKSFTKQSNLKKHQRIHTGEKPHHCSDCGKSFNQQSHLQRHQRIHTGVKPFHCSDCGRSFNRQSHLKSHQRIHTGEKPYHCSDCRKSFITQSKLKIHQRIHTGEKPYYCSDCGKSFTTQSDLKKHQRIHTGEKPYHCSDCGKSFNQQSNLKSHQRIHTGVKPYHCSDCEKSFTTQSDLKKHQRIHTGEKNVPNLSHGN, encoded by the coding sequence atgaagccaagtcccgacatggagaaacatcagcactctgtcaagagttttactaaacagagtaatctcaaaaaacaccagcgcattcacacaggagagaaaccacatcactgctcagactgtggaaagagttttaatcaacagagtcatctccaacgacaccagcgcattcacacaggagtgaaaccatttcactgctcagactgtgggaggagttttaatcgacagagtcatctcaaaagtcaccagcgcattcacacaggagagaaaccatatcactgttcagactgtaggaagagttttattacacagagtaaacttaaaatacatcagcgcattcacacaggagagaaaccttattactgctcagactgtgggaagagttttactacacagagtgatctcaaaaaacaccagcgcattcacacaggagagaaaccgtatcactgctcagactgtgggaagagttttaatcaacagagtaatctcaaaagtcaccagcgcattcacactggagtaaaaccatatcactgctcagactgtgagaagagttttactacacagagtgatctcaaaaaacaccagcgcattcacacaggagagaaaaatgtcccaaatttgtcccatggcaattaa